A region of Larus michahellis chromosome 15, bLarMic1.1, whole genome shotgun sequence DNA encodes the following proteins:
- the KCNT1 gene encoding potassium channel subfamily T member 1 isoform X11, protein MPPGGALCRGGTAACPAMLSSPSGCGGGDGGGSRKSGVILDIAALKMTELESEVLPLPPRYRFRDLLLGDQSFQSDDRVQVEFYVNENTFKERLKLFFIKNQRSSLRIRLFNFSLKLLTCLLYIVRVLLDNPEEGIGCWECEKQNYTTFNQSTKINWSHIFWVDRKMPLWAVQVSIALISFLETMLLIYLSYKGNIWEQIFRISFILEMINTVPFIITIFWPPLRNLFIPVFLNCWLAKYALENMINDLHRAIQRTQSAMFNQVLILICTLLCLVFTGTCGIQHLERAGEKLSLFKSFYFCIVTFSTVGYGDVTPKIWPSQLLVVIMICVALVVLPLQFEELVYLWMERQKSGGNYSRHRAQTEKHVVLCVSSLKIDLLMDFLNEFYAHPRLQDYYVVILCPTEMDIQVRRVLQIPLWSQRVIYLQGSALKDQDLMRAKMDNGEACFILSSRNEVDRTAADHQTILRAWAVKDFAPNCPLYVQILKPENKFHVKFADHVVCEEECKYAMLALNCVCPATSTLITLLVHTSRGQEGQESPEQWQRMYGRCSGNEVYHIRMGDSKFFMEYEGKSFTYAAFHAHKKYGVCLIGIRREENKSILLNPGPRHIMAASDTCFYINITKEENSAFIFKQEEKQKKKGFAGRGTYDGPSRLPVHSIIASMGTVAMDLQNTECRPANSSKLTLPAENGSSNRRPSIAPVLELADTSSLLPCDLLSDQSEDEMTQSDEEGSAVVEYVKGYPPNSPYIGSSPTLCHLLPEKAPFCCLRLDKGCKHNSFEDAKAYGFKNKLIIVSAETAGNGLYNFIVPLRAYYRSRKELNPIVLLLDNKPEHHFLEAICCFPMVYYMEGTIDNLDSLLQCGIIYADNLVVVDKESTMSAEEDYMADAKTIVNVQTMFRLFPSLSIITELTHPSNMRFMQFRAKDSYSLALSKLEKKERENGSNLAFMFRLPFAAGRVFSISMLDTLLYQSFVKDYMITITRLLLGLDTTPGSGYLCAMKITEDDLWIRTYGRLFQKLCSSSAEIPIGIYRTESHMFATSEPHDIRAQSQISINVEDCEDTKDVKEHWGIKTSHHRNSCSSDQSEHPLLRRKSMQWARRLSRKGNKHSSKTAEWISQQRLSLYRRSERQELSELVKNRMKHLGLPTTGYEDVANLTASDVMNRVNLGYLQDEMNDHQNTLSYVLINPPPDTRLELNDIVYLIRSDPLAHVANDGHSRKSSCSNKLGPCNPETRDETQL, encoded by the exons GGTGCAGGTCGAGTTCTACGTGAATGAAAACACCTTCAAGGAGCGTCTGAAGCTCTTCTTCATCAAAAACCAGCGATCGA GCCTGAGGATCCGGCTCTTCAACTTCTCGCTGAAGCTGCTCACCTGCCTCCTGTACATCGTCCGCGTCCTGCTGGACAACCCGGAGGAGGGCATAGGCTG CTGGGAATGCGAAAAGCAGAATTACACCACGTTCAACCAGTCCACGAAGATAAACTG gtCACACATCTTCTGGGTGGATAGAAAAATGCCGCTGTGGGCTGTGCAG GTCAGCATAGCTTTAATCAGCTTTCTGGAGACCATGCTGCTCATCTATCTCAGCTACAAG GGGAACATCTGGGAACAGATCTTTCGCATTTCATTCATCCTTGAGATGATCAACACGGTGCCATTTATTATCACG ATATTCTGGCCTCCTTTGCGGAATTTGTTCATCCCCGTGTTTCTGAACTGCTGGCTTGCCAAGTACGCCCTGGAGAACATGATT aACGACCTGCACCGAGCCATACAAAGGACCCAGTCTGCGATGTTTAACCAGGTGCTCATTCTGATCTGCACCCTCTTGTGTCTCGTTTTCACGGG GACCTGTGGCATCCAGCACTTAGAAAGAGCAGGTGAGAAGCTCTCCCTCTTCAAGTCCTTCTATTTCTGCATCGTCACTTTTTCCACCGTGGGCTACGGAGACGTGACACCAAAGATCTGGCCTTCCCAGCTCCTCGTCGTGATAATGATTTGCGTCGCCCTGGTTGTGCTGCCGCTGCAG TTTGAGGAGCTCGTCTACCTGTGGATGGAGCGGCAGAAGTCGGGGGGCAATTACAGCCGTCACCGTGCCCAGACAGAGAAACACGTTGTCCTTTGTGTCAGCTCCCTCAAGATTGATCTCCTCATGGACTTCCTCAATGAGTTTTACGCCCACCCGCGCCTGCAG GATTACTACGTGGTGATACTTTGCCCGACAGAGATGGACATCCAGGTGCGGCGGGTCCTGCAGATCCCTCTGTGGTCGCAGCGAGTGATCTACCTCCAGGGCTCTGCGCTGAAGGACCAGGACCTCATGAGAGCCAA GATGGACAACGGAGAAGCCTGCTTCATTCTCAGCAGCCGGAACGAGGTGGACCGCACCGCGGCG GACCACCAGACCATCCTGAGAGCCTGGGCTGTGAAAGATTTTGCTCCAAACTGTCCTCTCTACGTTCAGATCCTAAAGCCTGAAAACAAGTTTCACGTGAAGTTCGCCG ATCACGTCGTCTGCGAAGAGGAGTGCAAATACGCCATGCTGGCGTTGAACTGCGTCTGCCCCGCCACCTCCACCCTCATCACGCTGCTGGTGCACACCTCCCGCGGCCA gGAGGGCCAGGAGTCGCCGGAGCAGTGGCAGCGGATGTACGGGCGCTGCTCGGGcaatgaggtctaccacatccgGATGGGCGACAGCAAGTTCTTCATGGAGTACGAGGGGAAGAGCTTCACCTACGCCGCCTTCCACGCGCACAAGAA GTACGGCGTCTGCCTGATCGGCATCCGGAGGGAGGAGAACAAGAGCATCCTGCTGAACCCTGGCCCGCGGCACATCATGGCAGCGTCCGACACCTGCTTCTACATCAACATCACCAAGGAGGAGAACTCCGCCTTCATCTtcaagcaggaggagaagcagaagaagaAGGGCTTTGCGGGGAGAGGCACCTACGACGGCCCGTCCCGCCTGCCTGTGCACAGCATCATCGCCAGCATGG GTACAGTAGCCATGGACCTGCAAAACACGGAGTGCCGCCCCGCTAACAGCAGCAAGCTGACGTTGCCGGCAGAGAACGGCTCGAGCAACCGCCGGCCCAGCATCGCGCCCGTCCTCGAGCTGGCCGACACCTCATCCCTGCTGCCCTGCGACCTGCTCAGCGACCAGTCGGAAGACGAAATGACGCAGTCGGACGAGGAGGGCTCGGCCGTTGTGGA GTACGTGAAGGGCTACCCACCGAACTCCCCCTACATTGGGAGCTCCCCGACTCTGTGCCACCTTTTACCGGAGAAAGCCCCTTTCTGCTGCCTGAGGCTGGACAAG GGCTGCAAGCACAACAGCTTTGAAGACGCCAAAGCCTACGGGTTTAAGAACAAACTGATTATCGTTTCGGCGGAGACGGCTGGGAACGGACTGTATAACTTCATCGTCCCCCTTCGTGCGTACTATCGGTCCCGCAAAGAGTTGAATCCAATTGTGTTGCTGCTGGACAACAA GCCCGAGCACCACTTTCTGGAAGCCATCTGTTGTTTCCCCATGGTTTACTACATGGAGGGCACGATCGACAA CCTGGACAGCTTGCTGCAGTGCGGCATCATCTACGCCGACAACCTGGTGGTTGTGGACAAGGAGAGCACGATGAGCGCTGAGGAGGACTACATGGCGGATGCAAAGACGATTGTCAATGTCCAGACCATGTTCAG GCTCTTCCCCAGCCTCAGCATTATCACGGAGCTGACCCACCCCTCCAACATGAGGTTCATGCAGTTCAGAGCAAAGGACAGTTACTCTCTTGCCCTTTCCAAGCTAGAAAAG AAAGAGCGAGAGAATggctccaacctggccttcatgTTCCGGCTGCCCTTCGCGGCCGGGAGGGTCTTCAGCATCAGCATGCTGGACACGCTGCTCTACCAG TCGTTCGTGAAGGACTACATGATCACCATCACGCGGTTGCTGCTGGGCCTCGACACCACGCCGGGCTCCGGCTACCTCTGTGCG ATGAAGATCACTGAAGATGACCTGTGGATCCGGACGTACGGCCGCCTCTTCCAGAagctctgctcctccagtgcGGAGATTCCCATTGGGATTTACAGGACAGAGTCGCACATGTTCGCAACCTCTGAG CCCCACGACATCCGAGCGCAG TCACAGATCTCAATCAATGTTGAGGACTGCGAGGACACGAAGGATGTCAAGGAGCACTGGGGCATCAAGACCAGCCACCACAGGAACTCGTGCTCCAGCGACCAGTCCGAGCACCCGCTGCTGCGGCGCAAGAGCATGCAGTGGGCTCGCCGCCTGAGCAGGAAGGGCAACAAGCACTCCAGCAAGACGGCCGAGTGGATCAGCCAGCAGCGCCTCAGCCTCTACCGGCGCTCCGAGAGGCAGGAGCTTTCCGAGCTGGTCAAAAACCGTATGAAGCACCTGGGCTTGCCCACGACCGGGTACG AGGATGTAGCAAATTTAACAGCCAGTGATGTGATGAATCGGGTAAACCTGGGATATTTGCAAG ACGAGATGAATGACCACCAGAACACGTTGTCCTACGTCCTGATCAATCCCCCCCCGGACACGCGGCTGGAGCTCAACGACATCGT GTACCTGATCCGCTCCGACCCGCTGGCCCACGTGGCCAATGATGGCCACAGTCGCAAGAGCAGCTGCAGCAACAAGCTGGGCCCCTGCAACCCTGAAACACGCGACGAGACCCAGCTGTGA
- the KCNT1 gene encoding potassium channel subfamily T member 1 isoform X12 yields MARAKLKNSPSESNSHVKTVPPATTEDVHGVSPLLPARRMGSLASDVGQRPHAEDFSVDSSFSQVQVEFYVNENTFKERLKLFFIKNQRSSLRIRLFNFSLKLLTCLLYIVRVLLDNPEEGIGCWECEKQNYTTFNQSTKINWSHIFWVDRKMPLWAVQVSIALISFLETMLLIYLSYKGNIWEQIFRISFILEMINTVPFIITIFWPPLRNLFIPVFLNCWLAKYALENMINDLHRAIQRTQSAMFNQVLILICTLLCLVFTGTCGIQHLERAGEKLSLFKSFYFCIVTFSTVGYGDVTPKIWPSQLLVVIMICVALVVLPLQFEELVYLWMERQKSGGNYSRHRAQTEKHVVLCVSSLKIDLLMDFLNEFYAHPRLQDYYVVILCPTEMDIQVRRVLQIPLWSQRVIYLQGSALKDQDLMRAKMDNGEACFILSSRNEVDRTAADHQTILRAWAVKDFAPNCPLYVQILKPENKFHVKFADHVVCEEECKYAMLALNCVCPATSTLITLLVHTSRGQEGQESPEQWQRMYGRCSGNEVYHIRMGDSKFFMEYEGKSFTYAAFHAHKKYGVCLIGIRREENKSILLNPGPRHIMAASDTCFYINITKEENSAFIFKQEEKQKKKGFAGRGTYDGPSRLPVHSIIASMGTVAMDLQNTECRPANSSKLTLPAENGSSNRRPSIAPVLELADTSSLLPCDLLSDQSEDEMTQSDEEGSAVVEYVKGYPPNSPYIGSSPTLCHLLPEKAPFCCLRLDKGCKHNSFEDAKAYGFKNKLIIVSAETAGNGLYNFIVPLRAYYRSRKELNPIVLLLDNKPEHHFLEAICCFPMVYYMEGTIDNLDSLLQCGIIYADNLVVVDKESTMSAEEDYMADAKTIVNVQTMFRLFPSLSIITELTHPSNMRFMQFRAKDSYSLALSKLEKKERENGSNLAFMFRLPFAAGRVFSISMLDTLLYQSFVKDYMITITRLLLGLDTTPGSGYLCAMKITEDDLWIRTYGRLFQKLCSSSAEIPIGIYRTESHMFATSEPHDIRAQSQISINVEDCEDTKDVKEHWGIKTSHHRNSCSSDQSEHPLLRRKSMQWARRLSRKGNKHSSKTAEWISQQRLSLYRRSERQELSELVKNRMKHLGLPTTGYEDVANLTASDVMNRVNLGYLQDEMNDHQNTLSYVLINPPPDTRLELNDIVYLIRSDPLAHVANDGHSRKSSCSNKLGPCNPETRDETQL; encoded by the exons GGTGCAGGTCGAGTTCTACGTGAATGAAAACACCTTCAAGGAGCGTCTGAAGCTCTTCTTCATCAAAAACCAGCGATCGA GCCTGAGGATCCGGCTCTTCAACTTCTCGCTGAAGCTGCTCACCTGCCTCCTGTACATCGTCCGCGTCCTGCTGGACAACCCGGAGGAGGGCATAGGCTG CTGGGAATGCGAAAAGCAGAATTACACCACGTTCAACCAGTCCACGAAGATAAACTG gtCACACATCTTCTGGGTGGATAGAAAAATGCCGCTGTGGGCTGTGCAG GTCAGCATAGCTTTAATCAGCTTTCTGGAGACCATGCTGCTCATCTATCTCAGCTACAAG GGGAACATCTGGGAACAGATCTTTCGCATTTCATTCATCCTTGAGATGATCAACACGGTGCCATTTATTATCACG ATATTCTGGCCTCCTTTGCGGAATTTGTTCATCCCCGTGTTTCTGAACTGCTGGCTTGCCAAGTACGCCCTGGAGAACATGATT aACGACCTGCACCGAGCCATACAAAGGACCCAGTCTGCGATGTTTAACCAGGTGCTCATTCTGATCTGCACCCTCTTGTGTCTCGTTTTCACGGG GACCTGTGGCATCCAGCACTTAGAAAGAGCAGGTGAGAAGCTCTCCCTCTTCAAGTCCTTCTATTTCTGCATCGTCACTTTTTCCACCGTGGGCTACGGAGACGTGACACCAAAGATCTGGCCTTCCCAGCTCCTCGTCGTGATAATGATTTGCGTCGCCCTGGTTGTGCTGCCGCTGCAG TTTGAGGAGCTCGTCTACCTGTGGATGGAGCGGCAGAAGTCGGGGGGCAATTACAGCCGTCACCGTGCCCAGACAGAGAAACACGTTGTCCTTTGTGTCAGCTCCCTCAAGATTGATCTCCTCATGGACTTCCTCAATGAGTTTTACGCCCACCCGCGCCTGCAG GATTACTACGTGGTGATACTTTGCCCGACAGAGATGGACATCCAGGTGCGGCGGGTCCTGCAGATCCCTCTGTGGTCGCAGCGAGTGATCTACCTCCAGGGCTCTGCGCTGAAGGACCAGGACCTCATGAGAGCCAA GATGGACAACGGAGAAGCCTGCTTCATTCTCAGCAGCCGGAACGAGGTGGACCGCACCGCGGCG GACCACCAGACCATCCTGAGAGCCTGGGCTGTGAAAGATTTTGCTCCAAACTGTCCTCTCTACGTTCAGATCCTAAAGCCTGAAAACAAGTTTCACGTGAAGTTCGCCG ATCACGTCGTCTGCGAAGAGGAGTGCAAATACGCCATGCTGGCGTTGAACTGCGTCTGCCCCGCCACCTCCACCCTCATCACGCTGCTGGTGCACACCTCCCGCGGCCA gGAGGGCCAGGAGTCGCCGGAGCAGTGGCAGCGGATGTACGGGCGCTGCTCGGGcaatgaggtctaccacatccgGATGGGCGACAGCAAGTTCTTCATGGAGTACGAGGGGAAGAGCTTCACCTACGCCGCCTTCCACGCGCACAAGAA GTACGGCGTCTGCCTGATCGGCATCCGGAGGGAGGAGAACAAGAGCATCCTGCTGAACCCTGGCCCGCGGCACATCATGGCAGCGTCCGACACCTGCTTCTACATCAACATCACCAAGGAGGAGAACTCCGCCTTCATCTtcaagcaggaggagaagcagaagaagaAGGGCTTTGCGGGGAGAGGCACCTACGACGGCCCGTCCCGCCTGCCTGTGCACAGCATCATCGCCAGCATGG GTACAGTAGCCATGGACCTGCAAAACACGGAGTGCCGCCCCGCTAACAGCAGCAAGCTGACGTTGCCGGCAGAGAACGGCTCGAGCAACCGCCGGCCCAGCATCGCGCCCGTCCTCGAGCTGGCCGACACCTCATCCCTGCTGCCCTGCGACCTGCTCAGCGACCAGTCGGAAGACGAAATGACGCAGTCGGACGAGGAGGGCTCGGCCGTTGTGGA GTACGTGAAGGGCTACCCACCGAACTCCCCCTACATTGGGAGCTCCCCGACTCTGTGCCACCTTTTACCGGAGAAAGCCCCTTTCTGCTGCCTGAGGCTGGACAAG GGCTGCAAGCACAACAGCTTTGAAGACGCCAAAGCCTACGGGTTTAAGAACAAACTGATTATCGTTTCGGCGGAGACGGCTGGGAACGGACTGTATAACTTCATCGTCCCCCTTCGTGCGTACTATCGGTCCCGCAAAGAGTTGAATCCAATTGTGTTGCTGCTGGACAACAA GCCCGAGCACCACTTTCTGGAAGCCATCTGTTGTTTCCCCATGGTTTACTACATGGAGGGCACGATCGACAA CCTGGACAGCTTGCTGCAGTGCGGCATCATCTACGCCGACAACCTGGTGGTTGTGGACAAGGAGAGCACGATGAGCGCTGAGGAGGACTACATGGCGGATGCAAAGACGATTGTCAATGTCCAGACCATGTTCAG GCTCTTCCCCAGCCTCAGCATTATCACGGAGCTGACCCACCCCTCCAACATGAGGTTCATGCAGTTCAGAGCAAAGGACAGTTACTCTCTTGCCCTTTCCAAGCTAGAAAAG AAAGAGCGAGAGAATggctccaacctggccttcatgTTCCGGCTGCCCTTCGCGGCCGGGAGGGTCTTCAGCATCAGCATGCTGGACACGCTGCTCTACCAG TCGTTCGTGAAGGACTACATGATCACCATCACGCGGTTGCTGCTGGGCCTCGACACCACGCCGGGCTCCGGCTACCTCTGTGCG ATGAAGATCACTGAAGATGACCTGTGGATCCGGACGTACGGCCGCCTCTTCCAGAagctctgctcctccagtgcGGAGATTCCCATTGGGATTTACAGGACAGAGTCGCACATGTTCGCAACCTCTGAG CCCCACGACATCCGAGCGCAG TCACAGATCTCAATCAATGTTGAGGACTGCGAGGACACGAAGGATGTCAAGGAGCACTGGGGCATCAAGACCAGCCACCACAGGAACTCGTGCTCCAGCGACCAGTCCGAGCACCCGCTGCTGCGGCGCAAGAGCATGCAGTGGGCTCGCCGCCTGAGCAGGAAGGGCAACAAGCACTCCAGCAAGACGGCCGAGTGGATCAGCCAGCAGCGCCTCAGCCTCTACCGGCGCTCCGAGAGGCAGGAGCTTTCCGAGCTGGTCAAAAACCGTATGAAGCACCTGGGCTTGCCCACGACCGGGTACG AGGATGTAGCAAATTTAACAGCCAGTGATGTGATGAATCGGGTAAACCTGGGATATTTGCAAG ACGAGATGAATGACCACCAGAACACGTTGTCCTACGTCCTGATCAATCCCCCCCCGGACACGCGGCTGGAGCTCAACGACATCGT GTACCTGATCCGCTCCGACCCGCTGGCCCACGTGGCCAATGATGGCCACAGTCGCAAGAGCAGCTGCAGCAACAAGCTGGGCCCCTGCAACCCTGAAACACGCGACGAGACCCAGCTGTGA
- the KCNT1 gene encoding potassium channel subfamily T member 1 isoform X7 — MPFSGEERSLQGIYKPAGPAEGRAAGGAAVCTECYTNRSFVYDDGSAHRLSSPSGCGGGDGGGSRKSGVILDIAALKMTELESEVLPLPPRYRFRDLLLGDQSFQSDDRVQVEFYVNENTFKERLKLFFIKNQRSSLRIRLFNFSLKLLTCLLYIVRVLLDNPEEGIGCWECEKQNYTTFNQSTKINWSHIFWVDRKMPLWAVQVSIALISFLETMLLIYLSYKGNIWEQIFRISFILEMINTVPFIITIFWPPLRNLFIPVFLNCWLAKYALENMINDLHRAIQRTQSAMFNQVLILICTLLCLVFTGTCGIQHLERAGEKLSLFKSFYFCIVTFSTVGYGDVTPKIWPSQLLVVIMICVALVVLPLQFEELVYLWMERQKSGGNYSRHRAQTEKHVVLCVSSLKIDLLMDFLNEFYAHPRLQDYYVVILCPTEMDIQVRRVLQIPLWSQRVIYLQGSALKDQDLMRAKMDNGEACFILSSRNEVDRTAADHQTILRAWAVKDFAPNCPLYVQILKPENKFHVKFADHVVCEEECKYAMLALNCVCPATSTLITLLVHTSRGQEGQESPEQWQRMYGRCSGNEVYHIRMGDSKFFMEYEGKSFTYAAFHAHKKYGVCLIGIRREENKSILLNPGPRHIMAASDTCFYINITKEENSAFIFKQEEKQKKKGFAGRGTYDGPSRLPVHSIIASMVAMDLQNTECRPANSSKLTLPAENGSSNRRPSIAPVLELADTSSLLPCDLLSDQSEDEMTQSDEEGSAVVEYVKGYPPNSPYIGSSPTLCHLLPEKAPFCCLRLDKGCKHNSFEDAKAYGFKNKLIIVSAETAGNGLYNFIVPLRAYYRSRKELNPIVLLLDNKPEHHFLEAICCFPMVYYMEGTIDNLDSLLQCGIIYADNLVVVDKESTMSAEEDYMADAKTIVNVQTMFRLFPSLSIITELTHPSNMRFMQFRAKDSYSLALSKLEKKERENGSNLAFMFRLPFAAGRVFSISMLDTLLYQSFVKDYMITITRLLLGLDTTPGSGYLCAMKITEDDLWIRTYGRLFQKLCSSSAEIPIGIYRTESHMFATSEPHDIRAQSQISINVEDCEDTKDVKEHWGIKTSHHRNSCSSDQSEHPLLRRKSMQWARRLSRKGNKHSSKTAEWISQQRLSLYRRSERQELSELVKNRMKHLGLPTTGYDEMNDHQNTLSYVLINPPPDTRLELNDIVYLIRSDPLAHVANDGHSRKSSCSNKLGPCNPETRDETQL, encoded by the exons GGTGCAGGTCGAGTTCTACGTGAATGAAAACACCTTCAAGGAGCGTCTGAAGCTCTTCTTCATCAAAAACCAGCGATCGA GCCTGAGGATCCGGCTCTTCAACTTCTCGCTGAAGCTGCTCACCTGCCTCCTGTACATCGTCCGCGTCCTGCTGGACAACCCGGAGGAGGGCATAGGCTG CTGGGAATGCGAAAAGCAGAATTACACCACGTTCAACCAGTCCACGAAGATAAACTG gtCACACATCTTCTGGGTGGATAGAAAAATGCCGCTGTGGGCTGTGCAG GTCAGCATAGCTTTAATCAGCTTTCTGGAGACCATGCTGCTCATCTATCTCAGCTACAAG GGGAACATCTGGGAACAGATCTTTCGCATTTCATTCATCCTTGAGATGATCAACACGGTGCCATTTATTATCACG ATATTCTGGCCTCCTTTGCGGAATTTGTTCATCCCCGTGTTTCTGAACTGCTGGCTTGCCAAGTACGCCCTGGAGAACATGATT aACGACCTGCACCGAGCCATACAAAGGACCCAGTCTGCGATGTTTAACCAGGTGCTCATTCTGATCTGCACCCTCTTGTGTCTCGTTTTCACGGG GACCTGTGGCATCCAGCACTTAGAAAGAGCAGGTGAGAAGCTCTCCCTCTTCAAGTCCTTCTATTTCTGCATCGTCACTTTTTCCACCGTGGGCTACGGAGACGTGACACCAAAGATCTGGCCTTCCCAGCTCCTCGTCGTGATAATGATTTGCGTCGCCCTGGTTGTGCTGCCGCTGCAG TTTGAGGAGCTCGTCTACCTGTGGATGGAGCGGCAGAAGTCGGGGGGCAATTACAGCCGTCACCGTGCCCAGACAGAGAAACACGTTGTCCTTTGTGTCAGCTCCCTCAAGATTGATCTCCTCATGGACTTCCTCAATGAGTTTTACGCCCACCCGCGCCTGCAG GATTACTACGTGGTGATACTTTGCCCGACAGAGATGGACATCCAGGTGCGGCGGGTCCTGCAGATCCCTCTGTGGTCGCAGCGAGTGATCTACCTCCAGGGCTCTGCGCTGAAGGACCAGGACCTCATGAGAGCCAA GATGGACAACGGAGAAGCCTGCTTCATTCTCAGCAGCCGGAACGAGGTGGACCGCACCGCGGCG GACCACCAGACCATCCTGAGAGCCTGGGCTGTGAAAGATTTTGCTCCAAACTGTCCTCTCTACGTTCAGATCCTAAAGCCTGAAAACAAGTTTCACGTGAAGTTCGCCG ATCACGTCGTCTGCGAAGAGGAGTGCAAATACGCCATGCTGGCGTTGAACTGCGTCTGCCCCGCCACCTCCACCCTCATCACGCTGCTGGTGCACACCTCCCGCGGCCA gGAGGGCCAGGAGTCGCCGGAGCAGTGGCAGCGGATGTACGGGCGCTGCTCGGGcaatgaggtctaccacatccgGATGGGCGACAGCAAGTTCTTCATGGAGTACGAGGGGAAGAGCTTCACCTACGCCGCCTTCCACGCGCACAAGAA GTACGGCGTCTGCCTGATCGGCATCCGGAGGGAGGAGAACAAGAGCATCCTGCTGAACCCTGGCCCGCGGCACATCATGGCAGCGTCCGACACCTGCTTCTACATCAACATCACCAAGGAGGAGAACTCCGCCTTCATCTtcaagcaggaggagaagcagaagaagaAGGGCTTTGCGGGGAGAGGCACCTACGACGGCCCGTCCCGCCTGCCTGTGCACAGCATCATCGCCAGCATGG TAGCCATGGACCTGCAAAACACGGAGTGCCGCCCCGCTAACAGCAGCAAGCTGACGTTGCCGGCAGAGAACGGCTCGAGCAACCGCCGGCCCAGCATCGCGCCCGTCCTCGAGCTGGCCGACACCTCATCCCTGCTGCCCTGCGACCTGCTCAGCGACCAGTCGGAAGACGAAATGACGCAGTCGGACGAGGAGGGCTCGGCCGTTGTGGA GTACGTGAAGGGCTACCCACCGAACTCCCCCTACATTGGGAGCTCCCCGACTCTGTGCCACCTTTTACCGGAGAAAGCCCCTTTCTGCTGCCTGAGGCTGGACAAG GGCTGCAAGCACAACAGCTTTGAAGACGCCAAAGCCTACGGGTTTAAGAACAAACTGATTATCGTTTCGGCGGAGACGGCTGGGAACGGACTGTATAACTTCATCGTCCCCCTTCGTGCGTACTATCGGTCCCGCAAAGAGTTGAATCCAATTGTGTTGCTGCTGGACAACAA GCCCGAGCACCACTTTCTGGAAGCCATCTGTTGTTTCCCCATGGTTTACTACATGGAGGGCACGATCGACAA CCTGGACAGCTTGCTGCAGTGCGGCATCATCTACGCCGACAACCTGGTGGTTGTGGACAAGGAGAGCACGATGAGCGCTGAGGAGGACTACATGGCGGATGCAAAGACGATTGTCAATGTCCAGACCATGTTCAG GCTCTTCCCCAGCCTCAGCATTATCACGGAGCTGACCCACCCCTCCAACATGAGGTTCATGCAGTTCAGAGCAAAGGACAGTTACTCTCTTGCCCTTTCCAAGCTAGAAAAG AAAGAGCGAGAGAATggctccaacctggccttcatgTTCCGGCTGCCCTTCGCGGCCGGGAGGGTCTTCAGCATCAGCATGCTGGACACGCTGCTCTACCAG TCGTTCGTGAAGGACTACATGATCACCATCACGCGGTTGCTGCTGGGCCTCGACACCACGCCGGGCTCCGGCTACCTCTGTGCG ATGAAGATCACTGAAGATGACCTGTGGATCCGGACGTACGGCCGCCTCTTCCAGAagctctgctcctccagtgcGGAGATTCCCATTGGGATTTACAGGACAGAGTCGCACATGTTCGCAACCTCTGAG CCCCACGACATCCGAGCGCAG TCACAGATCTCAATCAATGTTGAGGACTGCGAGGACACGAAGGATGTCAAGGAGCACTGGGGCATCAAGACCAGCCACCACAGGAACTCGTGCTCCAGCGACCAGTCCGAGCACCCGCTGCTGCGGCGCAAGAGCATGCAGTGGGCTCGCCGCCTGAGCAGGAAGGGCAACAAGCACTCCAGCAAGACGGCCGAGTGGATCAGCCAGCAGCGCCTCAGCCTCTACCGGCGCTCCGAGAGGCAGGAGCTTTCCGAGCTGGTCAAAAACCGTATGAAGCACCTGGGCTTGCCCACGACCGGGTACG ACGAGATGAATGACCACCAGAACACGTTGTCCTACGTCCTGATCAATCCCCCCCCGGACACGCGGCTGGAGCTCAACGACATCGT GTACCTGATCCGCTCCGACCCGCTGGCCCACGTGGCCAATGATGGCCACAGTCGCAAGAGCAGCTGCAGCAACAAGCTGGGCCCCTGCAACCCTGAAACACGCGACGAGACCCAGCTGTGA